The Fulvia fulva chromosome 1, complete sequence region GGGTTCTATCTCATGCATTCAGTGAGAAGGCGCTGGCCGAGCAAGAGCCCCTTGTTCAATCATATGCCGACCAACTGGTCGACCGTCTCAGGGAAGTCACTGCAAAGACCGGTGAAGCTCAAGACATGTGCAAATGGTACAACTGGACCACGTTTGATGTCATTGCTGATTTAATTGTTGGAGAGCCATTCGGGTGTCTCCAGGACCTCACAATGCACAAGTATGTAATCTCAACCGCTCGGTGAGATGCCTCACGTGCTGCCAGCTGACACCAGACTTAGGTATATCACACTGTTGTTCCAGTCGCTGAAGGGGTTCCGCATTAGTTACATCCTACACTATTATCCCTGGCTCCAAGGCATTGGTAAAAAGCTTATCCCTGTAGAACTACTGGCGAAACGAAAAGAGTTCCAAGGCTGGGTGAAGAGTCAGGTCAGGAAGCGCATCGAAAGGGATACACAACGTCCAGATTTCATGACGCAAATCCTCGCAAACAATGGCACTAAAGGAGCTGCTTTGACCAATGAACAGATCGACGCAAATGCCCACCTTATGCTTGTTGCTGGCTCGGAGACCACCGCAACCCTGCTTTCTGGCGCAACCTATTGCCTTCTCGCGAATCCGGACAAACATGAGACGTTGAAGCAGGAGATTCGTGGTCGCTTCAAAGATAACAGTGACCTCACGCTTGCGGCAGTCAACGACTCGCCGTATCTAATTGCGGTTCTCTCTGAAGCACTTCGATACTTTCCGCCGGTTCCTGCTGGCTTCCAGCGACGTGTGGGCCCTGGAGGCGAGTTCGTCTCGGGCTACTACATCCCGGAGGGAACGTCTGTCTCCGTGTCGCATTATCCCGCGTACCAATCAGCATACAACTTCAAGGATCCAGACGACTTCATCCCCGAAAGGTGGCTACCGGACCAGCCGACATATGCCGAAGACAAAAGATCCGCTTGCCAACCTTTCAGCTTCGGCCCAAGAAATTGCTTGGGCAAGAACCTCGCGTATGCCGAGATGAGGTTGATACTGGCCAAGGTCATTTGGTCCTTTGATCTGGAGCTTGAGGCAGAGTGTCGCGACTGGATGAAGAGGTGTAAAGTGGTCACGTTGTATGATAAGCCGCCTCTGATGGTGAAGGTCAACGATGTGAGAAAGTAGTCGTGAGCAAAGGAAAGCGCTTGGAGGAGCGATGCCATGCGGCATGGGGTCATACGGCGTGGTCTGCAAGCAAACAAGTTTAATGTGTCGATGCAGTGAAAGTGACATGAAGCTCTAAGCTCGTCAGCACTTCTCACCCGCGGTTCAGAGCACTGCTATGCTTGAGTTAATGATTTCTCGAAGCACACGCAAGAATGATGACTGCTGCATGCTATTCCCGGCATGAGATGTAGTCTGTGTGCCAATGGCACGTGAGGCATATTTTGGATTGTCCCGACATCTTCCGAGCAGCACCCAACAACGGCCACAGTCTTCCTCGTACTAGTGTGCTAGCATGAACAGGTGGTGCAGCCATTGTCAGCCCCCGGAGCAATAGCTAGAGCGGTTGTCATCACCTAGCAAACTGCAACCTCGGTATGATAAAGAACCTTAGCTCCCGCGGGTCGAGGGGCCCTACCATGCATTTGGCAGCCCAGACCATCCGCTCTACCGCAGCAAGAGTCACGAGCTTAGCATCGATGCTAGTATACAGTCACGCCTACCTCACTCTCCTATTACGCGCGCACCCACTGCACATATTGTCGTTCCCATCGTTGTCCAGGCCCTGTGGCCTGTAATCGCCCAGCATGTCGTGGAAGAAGTCAGGTTGGTTCCAAGCACTGCCCTCTGCTGTCTGCGTGGTGACGTTGCTAACGACGGTGTGTGAAGCACAACTGATGGACACCATCAAGCACTATTCGAACTTCCCCGCGACCGGAGTGAGTCTACGGCAGATGGTGCAGTTTGGCAGCAACCCGTCCACCGGTATAGTGCACGCAATTGATGTGCAAGAGCATGCATTGAACGACAGCAGGCACTCTGTTCCGCGCCTCCCAGTTCCTGTCTGAAGAGCTGCCCATACGTCTCGCACACCGGGTACAAGAGCTTGGCGATCTCCCAGATGGACTCAACGAGATGGAGAGCATCAAGCGTGTGCAGGACTGGTACGCGGAGTCGTTCGAGGTAGGTTGTAAGAGCGGGCCATGCATGAGAAGGGCAGTCTGACGTCCATACACAGGAGATCACGACGCTGTCAAAGCCGAGCCTGACGAACGAAATCAGAGAGCGACTGCTGAAGCCTGCAAAGGCCAATGGCAGAAACTCCAGAATCCTCAGCGAAACAACGCACAATCCCAGCATCAAGCCCGGCCAGTACAAGTCCGATGCAAAGCTCACGGCGAACGGCGAGACCGACAAGGAGAATGTTAACGGCAACGGCAATGGAGCAAGACGAGCTGCTGCACGACGATACTTCAGCGCCGCCGACGATGGAAACGACTGGCCTCCGGAGCTCGAAGACTACAACACTCGTTTTGCCAAGACTCTCGAGAAGATCAAGAGAAGGCACGACAGCGTCGTCACTACGATAGCCCAGGGTATCCTCGAGTACAAGCGCAAACGGCAAAGAATGCAGATTGACAACAACATTCAGGCCTTCTTGGACCGTTTCTACATGTCGCGAATAGGAATCCGCATGCTGATCGGCCAACACATTGCCCTGACCGACCAACGTACGCAGAGCGACCCAAACTACGTGGGAATCATTTGCACCAAGACCAATGTCAAAGAGCTGGCACAAGAGGCTATCGAGAACGCGCGATTTGTCTGCGAGGATCACTACGGCCTTTTCGATGCGCCCAAGGTGAGGCTGGTGTGTCCCGATGACCTGAACTTTATGTACGTTCCAGGTCATTTGTCACACATGCTGTTTGAGACCCTCAAGAACAGTCTGCGAGCCGTCGTGGAAACACATGGCCAAGATAAGGAAGAGTTCCCAGTGACGCAAGTGATCGTGTCCGAGGGCAGGGAGGATATCACCATCAAAATAAGCGACGAAGGCGGAGGCATTCCCCGAAGCAGCATTCCGCTGGTCTGGACTTATATGTACACGACCGTCGATCAAACGCCGAATCTGGATCCGGACTTCAACAAGAGCGACTTCAAAGCACCCATGGCTGGCTTTGGATACGGTCTACCCATTTCGCGCCTGTACGCGCGATACTTTGGCGGTGATCTCAAACTGATCTCGATGGAGGGCTACGGCACTGATGTCTACCTGCACCTGAATCGTTTGAGCTCCAGCTCAGAGCCGCTGCAATAGCAACTACCAGTCATGAGGGATGAATGGAAAGGTGTCTTGAACGCACCTTCAAACACTTACAACAGCAAGGCCGTCTCGCCAACATCTCGGGGATTGACGCGCGCCGGAAGGCAAATCGAGGCGGCGGGAGGAGATCGCATCGCGGGAATGACCATGGCCACGAGAGCGATGAAGCTAAAGTCGCCCAAAGCAAGTATGTGGGACTTGCAGACCCGGGAGGTCAGCGCAAGGCGACAGGTTGGTGATGTTGCGGATAGTATCAATAGGCCGCCGAGTACTGGTGACAGCGGCGAGAAGCCGTGGTGGAAGAATGTTGGCATGGAGGAGGGAATGTGAGCGCGATTATGTTCGAATGCCAAAGCAGCATTTTGCGGTGTTCAAGGCGTTATGGTGGCGGGTTCTGCCTAGCGACTTGCACAGGACATGGCATATGACAGACAAGGATCCGTCTGTTCTTGACGATTACAGTGTACAGTGTACGTAGCTTAAGAGCGCTGCAAAGCTGCAAAAGAAACGATTATTCATTGATGTGAAAGGAGCTTCGCACGCGCTCGACGGATGACAAGCGTATTACCACGATGCTAGCCACGACTTCAAAGGTGCCCGCGGTATCTGTAACGACTTCCTTGAATGAACGCCAATACCTTGAGCGTGATTCAAGCGTCATTCGTTGCTCAAGATTACGATTACATCGTGCTCGACCTTTCCAAGCAAACGCCAGGTCACAAAGACCCTCCACTGCCGCAAAGATGCTCCCGCAGACTGTTCCTGCAGTCCTCGTTCTAAAGTGTAGCTTCCACCGGGTATATTGAGCTCACTTCACGTCTTCCATTTCGTCGTTATCATCGTCCTCCGCTTCATCGCCTGTACCACCATCACTTTCGGGCTCGCTCTTCAGCACAGCGGACTCTTCCTTGACACCAACACCATTCTCAATATTAAGCAACCGCGCGGTATTGTCGTTGAGCTTGTAATTGCCATTGAAATCGCCGCTCTTGATCAGGAAAGCTATACCCTCGAGGTGTTCTTTGATGAAGGCTTCCGGCTGTCGCAGACGTTGACGCAGAGTCTTCATCTGCCAGTACTGATACTCGGTGAAGCATTGCTGGAGCGCGTCGATGAGCTCGTTTGTTGACATGCGCACGGCCTTCTCCTTTGGctgcttcttcttcttctggCCCTTGCCTGGCTTCGAAGTGGTGCTGCCGAAGGTGAAGCCGCTGTTGGTCATACCGGGGTGCCACTTTGTCTTGTCGACGGTGGCGTTGAATGTCGTCTTCTTACCACCTTGGAGCGCCTTGTCGTACGCTTTCTTGAAGTAGTCGAGTGAGGTGTCGTCCTCGACTGCCTTGGCCACAGCTTCGTTGACGATGGGTGGTTGGAGGGTGATTTGCTTCGGAATAGCGGTGCGGTATGTGCCAGGCTTCCTTTGTCCCCCACCATAGCGGTCGTTCTTGTTAATGCCTGTCGGTCTACCAGCAGCCAGGTTCTTGCCCTGCCCGAATTGCTGCGCGCGATGGCCGGGAAGGTCCTTTTCTGAGAACACGATCGTGTTGTTGTACGTGGTCGCTCGAACATCGAGGTTGTACATCTTGGGCAGATCTTTATGCGGTGCAAAGCGCTCGTCGTCCTTCGGAGTGAGGAGTCTGATCTGTGCCTTCTGTGGCTCGTCTGGCTTGCTGTGATACACGCGCAGCTTTCCGACTTCTATCTGCTCCCCATCTGGCGCGTTCTGATAGATCTCGTTCCATGCTTTCCACATATCCTCTGACACCTTGATCAGCCATGCGCCTCTCTGCGTTTCTGCCTGGGTCGGGAATGTgaggtcggtgtcgtcttCGAATTCGTCGATGTCTCCCAGCTTTGAGGGCGAGTCCGCCGGGTCGACTTTAATCTCGGGCTTCACTTCTGCCATCGTGTC contains the following coding sequences:
- a CDS encoding [Pyruvate dehydrogenase (acetyl-transferring)] kinase, mitochondrial: MSWKKSAQLMDTIKHYSNFPATGVSLRQMVQFGSNPSTGTLFRASQFLSEELPIRLAHRVQELGDLPDGLNEMESIKRVQDWYAESFEEITTLSKPSLTNEIRERLLKPAKANGRNSRILSETTHNPSIKPGQYKSDAKLTANGETDKENVNGNGNGARRAAARRYFSAADDGNDWPPELEDYNTRFAKTLEKIKRRHDSVVTTIAQGILEYKRKRQRMQIDNNIQAFLDRFYMSRIGIRMLIGQHIALTDQRTQSDPNYVGIICTKTNVKELAQEAIENARFVCEDHYGLFDAPKVRLVCPDDLNFMYVPGHLSHMLFETLKNSLRAVVETHGQDKEEFPVTQVIVSEGREDITIKISDEGGGIPRSSIPLVWTYMYTTVDQTPNLDPDFNKSDFKAPMAGFGYGLPISRLYARYFGGDLKLISMEGYGTDVYLHLNRLSSSSEPLQ
- a CDS encoding Cytochrome P450 monooxygenase lcsI, with the translated sequence MEASNDRVQMPLALIGTFAALSFTYFTVRTVYDLFFGPLARIPGPALSAISRLPHVRDLLRGKTVDTITELHKTYGDVVRFSPNEVSFISIETAFPDIYGFRTGKLKGHVNMQKDSVWYAKPANGVPSILIADDEYHSRGRRVLSHAFSEKALAEQEPLVQSYADQLVDRLREVTAKTGEAQDMCKWYNWTTFDVIADLIVGEPFGCLQDLTMHKYITLLFQSLKGFRISYILHYYPWLQGIGKKLIPVELLAKRKEFQGWVKSQVRKRIERDTQRPDFMTQILANNGTKGAALTNEQIDANAHLMLVAGSETTATLLSGATYCLLANPDKHETLKQEIRGRFKDNSDLTLAAVNDSPYLIAVLSEALRYFPPVPAGFQRRVGPGGEFVSGYYIPEGTSVSVSHYPAYQSAYNFKDPDDFIPERWLPDQPTYAEDKRSACQPFSFGPRNCLGKNLAYAEMRLILAKVIWSFDLELEAECRDWMKRCKVVTLYDKPPLMVKVNDVRK
- a CDS encoding Transcription initiation factor IIF subunit beta: MAEVKPEIKVDPADSPSKLGDIDEFEDDTDLTFPTQAETQRGAWLIKVSEDMWKAWNEIYQNAPDGEQIEVGKLRVYHSKPDEPQKAQIRLLTPKDDERFAPHKDLPKMYNLDVRATTYNNTIVFSEKDLPGHRAQQFGQGKNLAAGRPTGINKNDRYGGGQRKPGTYRTAIPKQITLQPPIVNEAVAKAVEDDTSLDYFKKAYDKALQGGKKTTFNATVDKTKWHPGMTNSGFTFGSTTSKPGKGQKKKKQPKEKAVRMSTNELIDALQQCFTEYQYWQMKTLRQRLRQPEAFIKEHLEGIAFLIKSGDFNGNYKLNDNTARLLNIENGVGVKEESAVLKSEPESDGGTGDEAEDDDNDEMEDVK